The Myroides phaeus DNA segment TTCCTGGTATATAAGTGTTGTTAATCCATTTCATCCATGTATCATGGGCACTCTCGTGTATGTTAACCGTAACATTGTATATAATCATCGCTCTTCGTTTTGAATTAAGTAAAGATTTGCTGTGCAAAGATAAAAAAAGCACCAAATGTCTTTTTTCGGATTTGGTGCTTTTTTAGTTATTGTATTTGTTTTATTTAGTCGATAATATCAAATCCTGTATAAGGACGTAATGCTTCTGGTATTACAATTCCTTCTGGTGTTTGATAGTTTTCAAGTATTCCTGCTAATACACGTGGTAAAGCTAATGAGCTTCCGTTTAATGTATGTGCTAATTGATTTTTACCTTCTTTGTCTTTAAAACGTAATTTTAATCTGTTAGCTTGGAATGTCTCAAAGTTTGAAACTGAACTAATCTCTAACCATCTGTCTTGTGCTGTAGAGAATACTTCAAAGTCATATGTTAATGAAGAAGTGAATCCCATATCTCCACCACATAATCTTAAGATTCTGTATGGTAATTTTAATTCGTCTAAAATTCCTTTAACGTGCTCAACCATTCCGTCTAATGCGATATATGAATTCTCTGGACGTTCAATTCTTACAATCTCTACTTTGTCAAATTGGTGTAAACGGTTTAAACCTCTAACGTGTGCTCCATATGAACCTGCTTCTCTACGGAAACATGGTGTGTATGCTGTACATTGAATTGGTAATTCGCTTTCTTGTAAGATTACATCACGGAAGATGTTTGTTACAGGAACTTCTGCAGTTGGGATTAAGTATAAATCATCTACTGTAGAGTGATACATTTGCCCTTCTTTGTCTGGCAATTGCCCTGTTCCATATCCTGATGCCTCATTGATTAAATGAGGTACTTGGTATTCTTTGTATCCTGCTGCTGTATTCTTGTCTAAAAAGTAAGAGATTAACGCTCTTTGTAAACGTGCTCCTTTACCTTTATATACAGGGAATCCTGCTCCAGTAATTTTATTACCTAATTCGAAATCGATAATATCGTATTTTTTTGCTAATTCCCAGTGTGGTAATGCGCCTTCATGTAATGTTGGTACTTCTCCTGCTTGGAATACATTCAAGTTATCGTCTGCATCTTTTCCTGGAGGAACAATGTCTGCTGGTACGTTAGGTAAAGTGTATAACTTCTCTGTTAAGTCTGCAGAAATATTGTTTAATTCTTCAGTTAATTGTTTGCTTTGCTCACGTAAGTTTGATGTTTTCTCTTTAATGATTTCTGCTTTCGCTTTCTCACCACTTTTCATCAACTCACCGATGCTTTTGGATAGCTTGTTAGATTCTGCTAATACATTGTCTAATTCAACTTGTGTGCTTCTTCTTTTTTCATCTAATTCCAACACTTCGTTTAGCAAATCTGCAACATCAAGATTTCTTTTGGCTAAGCCTTTAACCACTTTCTCTTGATTTTCTCTAATAAAAGCTATCTGTAACATATTATAAATATTAATTGATAGAGCAAAGTTAGAAAATAGTTTTCTATTATAGCTTATTTTCTGTTCGTTGGTTGTATTTTTCTCTTTTTTGAATGTGATATTAGCTGTTATTTACTTTTTAATGACTATATGTTGTTGTTTTTATGGATTGAAATTTGTTTTTTCATGTGAAGAATAGGGGAAATAGACTCCTTGTTTAAAAAAAAAGTGAAATACTGAAAGTAATCAGTTATTTTTGTTCCTTATTTATAAGATTGTAATAAAACGAAATGGATATACTTATTAAATTATCTCAATTCTTATTGAGCTTGTCGCTATTAATTATTTTGCATGAGTTAGGTCACTTTATTCCTGCTAAACTTTTTAAAACTCGTGTTGAGAAGTTTTACTTGTTTTTCGATGTAAAGTTCTCCTTGTTTAAAAAGAAAATTGGGGATACAGTTTATGGTATTGGATGGCTGCCTCTTGGAGGTTATGTGAAAATTGCTGGTATGGTGGATGAAAGTATGGATACTGAACAGCTGAAAAGTGAACCACAGCCTTGGGAGTTTCGATCTAAACCGGCTTGGCAAAGATTAATAATAATGTTAGGTGGTGTTTTTGTAAACTTTGTGCTTGCTTTCATTATATATATAGGTATGGCTTATACGTATGGAGAACTTTTTATTTCTAATAAAGATATTAAAAATGGGGTATGGATACAGTCTCCTATTTTAAAGGATGCTGGATTACAAAGTGGTGATAAAATACTTGCTGTGGATGGTAAGGAGATTGTTAAGTTTAATGATTTACCAGAGGCTGTTTTATTAGGACATTCTATCGAGATTGAGAGAGAAGGTGTGAATAAGACTGTTACATTGCCTACTGATTTTTTAGGTCAGGTTACACAAAGTAAAGGAATGGGCTTTGTTGCTCTTCGTATTCCTTTTGTGGTAACGGGACTTGCTGAAGATTCTGCTAATGAAAAGGTGTTAGTCGCTAAGGATGTCGTGAAAAGTATTAATGGTGTTGATACTCCTTTTGTTGATATGGTGATGGGGGTTCTTGATGAGAATAAAGGAAAAACTGTTCCTGCTGTTGTTGAAAGAGATGGAAAAGAGGTTGCAGTTAACTTAGATATTGATACTGAGGGTAAATTGAATGTGATGTTTGCTGGAGGATTGCCTTTGGATAACTTGGAGAAATTAGGACTTTATACTATCAGTCAAGAGAAGTATTCGTTGATTGAGTCGATTCCTGTCGGATTGCAAAATGGAAAGGATCGCGTTGTTAGTTATTTTGCTCAATTGAAAAAAATTGTTCAACCTGAAACAGGTGCTTATAAAGGATTAGGTGGTTTTATGGCTATTTATGATATTTTCCCTCAAGTATGGAGCTGGCAAGTTTTCTGGAGCATTACTGCTATGTTGTCAATTATGCTTGGAGTGATGAACTTATTACCTATTCCTGCACTTGATGGTGGACACGTAATATTTTTATTATACGAAATGATTTCAGGTAGAAAACCAAGTGATAAGTTCTTAGAAAATGCGCAAATGGTTGGTTTCTTTATACTTATAGGGTTACTTCTGTTTGCTAATGGGAATGATATTTATAAGGCAATATTTGTGAAGTAATAAAAAAATAAAAAAAAAGGTGTTTGTGTTTGCAAGATTAGAAAAACATTATATCTTTGCATCGCAATAAAGGTAGAAAATAACCTTCCTCCTTAGCTCAGTTGGTTAGAGCATCTGACTGTTAATCAGAGGGTCCTTGGTTCGAGCCCAAGAGGGGGAGCAGAGAAGCCAGTCCAAGACTGGCTTTTTTCTTATAACCTTGTTAGGTTAGAGAATTTTAAAAACAAGAATACAGTAAAGCAATTTACTTTTTAAGGGGATTTGAAAAGCGATATCAGTCAATGGTATCGCTTTTCGTTTTTTAAATAGTTTCTGTTTTTATTTTTAGTAATTATGGAATGCTTGACTTATGTATAGGTGGTGAGTAACTTCAATCTTTCGGGGTGTGAAGTTAAATGTGGTTGTGAAATTGTTTCTGTCTATTTGTAAATAGAGAGCTTTTTTTGAGAATATATGCCTGGTTTGAATGTTAATGCTTTTTTGTTTGGCGTTAGTACAGGACCTCTGCTTGGTTTTGTGATGGTAAGTAGTACAAATAGCTAATAGTATGGTGATTATTAGTAATGAAAAAGGTTTTTACGAAGTTCTAATAAGAGCTCTTTTACAAGATTTACACTCTGAATAGCTTGTAAATACTGGGTTTCAGACTGTTTTATAATAGTTTAGCGTGGTGCTTAGTCGTAGATAGCTCGTAGATAAGCCGTAGATGGTTCGCGAAAAAGGCCTTTAGGCGAGGTATCTACGACTTATCTCTGGTGTATCTCCGAACAATCTTCATTTAAGATAATGTATTGATTGTGAAAATCAGTATATTAAATATAGAAAAAAGTGGGACAGCGTTTATAGTGCATATGATGTCATTTGATAGTAAATGATGTCAAAGTAACCGCTTTACAACACGTATAGAAGTGATATAACTAATTTTGTACTATATATAAGGAGAGTAATAAGAATGCATATATATAATGAGGAATAACTTTAATAAAGAAGTCCAGGCCTATTTGAACCGATAAAAACAAAAAGTAAAAAAAACTTTCAGAGGTAAGAAGCAACATAACAACACGTTATAAAAAACCTTTCAAAAAATGTGTTTTGAAGTTTGGAAATAGCGAAAAAGATGCTACTTTTGCATCCGCATTACAGCAGACGATCATACACAAATAGTGAAGGAGTAAAGATAGAAAAGTAACGTTATTTCGCTTTGAAAAAAATAAGAAATTAAATTTGGATAAGTAAAAAATAAGGTTGTATCTTTGCAGTCCGCTTCAGTAAATACGGTGGTTTAGCGATAAAAACAAATTGAAATTTATTTCAAAAAAGTTTTGCTAAATCAAAAAAGTTATTTACTTTTGCACTCGCTTTGAAACACAAGTGAGGTTATAATTAAGAAGACACGTTCATAGACATATTGGATTGACA contains these protein-coding regions:
- the serS gene encoding serine--tRNA ligase; the encoded protein is MLQIAFIRENQEKVVKGLAKRNLDVADLLNEVLELDEKRRSTQVELDNVLAESNKLSKSIGELMKSGEKAKAEIIKEKTSNLREQSKQLTEELNNISADLTEKLYTLPNVPADIVPPGKDADDNLNVFQAGEVPTLHEGALPHWELAKKYDIIDFELGNKITGAGFPVYKGKGARLQRALISYFLDKNTAAGYKEYQVPHLINEASGYGTGQLPDKEGQMYHSTVDDLYLIPTAEVPVTNIFRDVILQESELPIQCTAYTPCFRREAGSYGAHVRGLNRLHQFDKVEIVRIERPENSYIALDGMVEHVKGILDELKLPYRILRLCGGDMGFTSSLTYDFEVFSTAQDRWLEISSVSNFETFQANRLKLRFKDKEGKNQLAHTLNGSSLALPRVLAGILENYQTPEGIVIPEALRPYTGFDIID
- the rseP gene encoding RIP metalloprotease RseP, which produces MDILIKLSQFLLSLSLLIILHELGHFIPAKLFKTRVEKFYLFFDVKFSLFKKKIGDTVYGIGWLPLGGYVKIAGMVDESMDTEQLKSEPQPWEFRSKPAWQRLIIMLGGVFVNFVLAFIIYIGMAYTYGELFISNKDIKNGVWIQSPILKDAGLQSGDKILAVDGKEIVKFNDLPEAVLLGHSIEIEREGVNKTVTLPTDFLGQVTQSKGMGFVALRIPFVVTGLAEDSANEKVLVAKDVVKSINGVDTPFVDMVMGVLDENKGKTVPAVVERDGKEVAVNLDIDTEGKLNVMFAGGLPLDNLEKLGLYTISQEKYSLIESIPVGLQNGKDRVVSYFAQLKKIVQPETGAYKGLGGFMAIYDIFPQVWSWQVFWSITAMLSIMLGVMNLLPIPALDGGHVIFLLYEMISGRKPSDKFLENAQMVGFFILIGLLLFANGNDIYKAIFVK